GAAACGGTGGGGAGGAAGACTAGCCGAAAGCCTTTCGTAAAACGAGGCTATCCTTTGGCGAAGGGAAATGGAGCGTGGTGACATCGGGAGGTGGGGAGGATTCATTGACGAATGATCCACACTCTGAATCAAGTACCCCTTTCCAGACGGGAACGACCTCGGAGAGGTCGCAGACGTTAGCCCGGGGTGCTTGCACCCCGGGAATTGTCCGCACACGCAAGAAGTCCAAGGAGTCCCGAGCATCGTCCTCGACCCTCGGACTTCGGCGGACAAGCAGACGTCTTCACCAGCGCCCCCAAACGCTAATTCCCCGAAACCGAATCCACTCGCCCAAACAACCGCCGCAACCTCTCCACCACCTCATTCGGCAACGGCGGCAGCGACAGCGACCGAACATTCGCCCGCAAATGCTCGATATTCCCCGTGCCCGACAAAATCACATCCAACCCCGGCTCGTGCAAACAGAACCGATACGCCGCTTCCAGCAGGCTCGACGCCACCCCGTCTGCCACCAGGAATCCTAACGAATCATCGACACCCAAATCGACCTGCCCCGACTCGACCAACCCTGCCATCAGCTCACGCAAAGCCGACGCATTGCTCAGCGCCCGCCGAACCGCAAACATGCACAGCGTCCCGATCCCCTTCGCCATCGTGTGCGGCAACACCGTCCGCGCTGCCGACTGGTTCAACAGGCTAAACCCGACCATCACCACGTCCCAGCAGTCGTCCTTCGCCACCGCCGGAGCCAGCATCGCATGGCTCGGCTCGGGAATAAACGCCTCCGTAATTCCGATCGCCCGAATCTTGCCCGCCTGCTTCAAATCCAGGAGCGTCGGTACCAAGGTCAGCGCGTGGGCGTACTCCTCCACCCGAACCCCGTGCAGATGAAACACGTCCACGTACTCCGTCCCCAGCCGCCGCAAGCATCCATCCAACCGCTCCCGAAGCTCGCTCGGCGTCACCTCGTGGTCGTCCCAAGCCGCCCCAACCTTGGTCGATAAAATGACCTGGTCGCGAGGCACCCCGGCAATCGCTCGACCCACCACTTCTTCCGTTCCATACGCCTCCGCCGTGTCGATGAAGTTGACGCCGAGGTCCAACGCCTCCCGCACGATCCGAACCGCGTTCTCCTCGTTGTCCGGCGTCCGAGTCCCGAGGCGGCTATGTCCGCCGCACCCCAGCCCCATACGCGAAACGCGAAATCCCGTCCGGCCAAGCGTCGTCATCTCCATGCTTCCTCCATTATTCCCCCAACCCGCCGCATCCTCGATGACCCATAAATCGTACTTTAGTCATCAGTGAAAGACTTCAAGGCCGTTTGGGGGCGTCGCCTCGATGAGATCGTGCTCTCGCTCCTCTTCACGTCGCTCCTCGTCGGCACCCTCTACGAGGCCATCACCGGCGGTTCCGTCATCTTCTGGTGGCTGAGCATCCTCTGGCTGGTGATGTCATGCGGCGCCCTCGGCTTCCTCTTCTTCTCGATTTGCGAGATCCGACTTGACGGCGACCAAATCGTCCTCCGTTCCCTCGTCCGAACCAAGTCCCTGAACCAAAACCAGATCGCAAGCATCGACCTCACCGTGGCGGGAAAATCCAGCACGATCGCTATCAAGGACACGAATCGAAAGGGCTATA
This portion of the Armatimonadota bacterium genome encodes:
- a CDS encoding aldo/keto reductase; this translates as MEMTTLGRTGFRVSRMGLGCGGHSRLGTRTPDNEENAVRIVREALDLGVNFIDTAEAYGTEEVVGRAIAGVPRDQVILSTKVGAAWDDHEVTPSELRERLDGCLRRLGTEYVDVFHLHGVRVEEYAHALTLVPTLLDLKQAGKIRAIGITEAFIPEPSHAMLAPAVAKDDCWDVVMVGFSLLNQSAARTVLPHTMAKGIGTLCMFAVRRALSNASALRELMAGLVESGQVDLGVDDSLGFLVADGVASSLLEAAYRFCLHEPGLDVILSGTGNIEHLRANVRSLSLPPLPNEVVERLRRLFGRVDSVSGN